From Lolium perenne isolate Kyuss_39 chromosome 5, Kyuss_2.0, whole genome shotgun sequence, a single genomic window includes:
- the LOC127302662 gene encoding BTB/POZ domain and ankyrin repeat-containing protein NH5.2 isoform X2, whose amino-acid sequence MPLFVQKQLESMVKEASVDDVMKVLMASRKFEMQELWATCSHLVARSGLSADLLAKHLPIDVVAKIEEIRAKSPLNSGGGASAPRSPFLTHHYLPINNAPSSAADRDHKIRRMRRALDAADIELVKLMVMGEGLDLDDALAVHYAVQNCNRDVVKALLELGAADVNSRAGPTGKTPLHLAAEMVSPDMVSVLLDHHADPNARTLDGVTPLDVLRGLTSEFLFKGAVPGLTHIEPNKLRLCLELVQSAVMVTTRDDGGGGDGGGAGGSDGGNFARADADDSLVSLTMNSTLMYQGQEMAAPPVAGEARNKGNNNGRASPSTLYFPNGFP is encoded by the exons ATGCCATTGTTTGTGCAA AAGCAATTGGAGAGCATGGTGAAGGAGGCGTCCGTGGACGACGTGATGAAGGTGCTCATGGCATCGCGCAAGTTCGAGATGCAGGAGCTCTGGGCCACCTGCTCCCACCTCGTCGCGCGCTCAGGCCTCTCCGCCGACCTCCTCGCCAAGCACCTCCCCATCGACGTCGTCGCCAAGATCGAGGAGATCCGCGCCAAGTCGCCGCTCAACTCCGGAGGGGGCGCCTCCGCGCCGCGCTCGCCCTTCCTCACCCACCACTACCTGCCCATCAACAACGCGCCGTCCTCCGCCGCCGACCGCGACCACAAGATCCGGCGCATGCGGCGTGCCCTCGACGCCGCCGACATCGAGCTCGTCAAGCTCATGGTCATGGGCGAAGGGCTCGACCTCGACGACGCGCTGGCCGTGCACTACGCCGTGCAGAACTGCAACCGCGACGTCGTCAAGGCGCTCCTCGAGCTGGGCGCCGCCGACGTCAACTCCCGCGCCGGCCCGACGGGGAAGACCCCGCTCCACCTGGCTGCCGAGATGGTGTCGCCCGACATGGTGTCCGTGCTCCTCGACCACCATGCTGACCCCAATGCCAGAACGCTCGACGGCGTTACCCCGCTGGACGTGCTCCGGGGACTCACCTCGGAGTTCCTCTTCAAGGGCGCCGTGCCGGGGCTCACCCACATTGAGCCCAACAAGCTCAGGCTGTGCCTTGAGCTCGTGCAGTCAGCGGTCATGGTAACAACGCGCGACGACGGCGGGGgtggcgatggcggcggtgctggTGGAAGCGACGGCGGGAATTTCGCTCGTGCTGACGCCGACGACAGCCTGGTGAGCCTCACCATGAACTCCACGCTCATGTACCAGGGCCAGGAGATGGCAGCGCCGCCGGTGGCTGGCGAGGCTAGGAATAAAGGAAACAACAACGGCCGCGCGAGCCCCTCCACCTTGTACTTCCCCAATGGCTTCCCGTGA